In Trichoderma breve strain T069 chromosome 4, whole genome shotgun sequence, the following proteins share a genomic window:
- a CDS encoding ankyrin repeats (3 copies) domain-containing protein, whose translation MTISGTESKSGPILNLYDDAREMETISLFDGDTFEQKKILSAISNCIFGKLGAVSQYLETSTEAKLFLHGKDETGNTTLIMAAAEKSNEMVSLLLQKGADVDATNNNGRSALMEAALWGRLRSVKALLESNASKCVKDRHGRSAMDLAQPTRRNEKERYSRSSRAAADNVPERDRDRRHIAILLSDSNGEKRHAYTGPLSESERNNYFFRKSESEMVITLHGPIQSYHVLWIKKTAAVLDRGNQFARISATSGWGVDSLPPNVHDMPSWTEQVYYIASIIGHRFEEPQYLNRDQGKPGQYYACHAEKKLIAYFLDKHVFLPKDRQPDQALEDSILEVETSLEEGKHLSIVWAKVCDLEERKTNLDRQLFSADDRLLGESYDEQEVNKLKRKIHTTDEELSSLESDTFVTTMRAQQKKERKLSKKEKTHRDLMKLSRNEPSISLKSAVILSSNKICQDCDTFRKLVNARFQLHIEMNWRIIPEVIDGPP comes from the coding sequence ATGACAATTTCTGGCACTGAATCAAAGTCGGGGCCAATTTTGAATCTCTACGATGATGCGAGAGAAATGGAAactatttctctttttgacGGTGATACATTTGAGCAAAAGAAGATTCTGTCGGCTATTTCGAATTGTATATTCGGCAAATTGGGTGCAGTAAGCCAGTATCTGGAGACTTCAACGGAGGCGAAACTTTTTCTGCACGGAAAAGACGAGACTGGAAACACAACCTTGATTatggctgcagcagaaaAGAGCAACGAGATGGTGTCGCTCCTTTTACAGAAAGGTGCGGATGTTGACGCTACCAATAATAATGGACGAAGTGCGCTCATGGAGGCTGCCCTTTGGGGTCGCCTGAGGAGTGTGAAAGCGTTGCTCGAGTCTAATGCCTCCAAATGCGTCAAGGACCGTCACGGTCGTAGTGCAATGGATCTAGCACAGCCAACTCGCcgaaatgaaaaagagagatatAGTCGCTCTAGCCGTGCGGCTGCAGACAACGTCCCTGAACGTGACAGAGACAGGCGACATATCGCTATCTTACTCAGTGACTCGAACGGTGAGAAGCGTCATGCATACACTGGGCCACTTTCAGAGAGTGAGCGGAACAACTATTTCTTCAGGAAATCCGAGTCGGAGATGGTAATAACTCTTCATGGTCCCATTCAAAGCTACCACGTCCTGTGGATCAAGAAAACTGCTGCCGTTCTTGACCGGGGAAATCAGTTTGCTCGGATATCGGCAACTAGTGGTTGGGGTGTTGATTCACTGCCTCCAAACGTTCATGATATGCCATCCTGGACCGAGCAGGTCTATTACATCGCATCCATAATTGGCCATAGGTTCGAAGAACCGCAATATCTAAACCGGGATCAGGGCAAGCCAGGCCAGTATTATGCTTGCCATGCAGAGAAAAAGCTCATCGCCTACTTCTTAGACAAGCACGTATTCTTGCCTAAAGACAGACAGCCTGATCAGGCGTTGGAAGACTCAATCCTTGAAGTGGAAACCTCtttggaagaaggaaagcaCCTGTCTATTGTCTGGGCCAAGGTGTGTGATctggaagagaggaaaacTAACTTGGACCGCCAGCTCTTCAGTGCAGATGATCGATTGCTTGGTGAGTCTTATGATGAGCAAGAGGTCAATAAGCTGAAACGTAAGATTCACACAACCGACGAAGAACTGTCAAGCCTTGAGTCGGACACTTTCGTGACTACAATGAGAGCtcaacagaagaaggaaCGCAAGTTgtcgaagaaagaaaagacacaTCGAGATCTGATGAAGCTGAGTAGGAATGAGCCCTCCATCTCGTTGAAAAGTGCCGTCATACTGAGCAGCAACAAGATATGCCAAGACTGTGATACTTTTAGGAAACTGGTGAATGCCCGTTTCCAGCTGCATATCGAAATGAACTGGCGTATCATCCCGGAGGTCATTGACGGACCACCTTGA
- a CDS encoding insulin-induced protein (INSIG) domain-containing protein, with protein sequence MNDNTAADGPPLFRPIPRRPFVFDLKCSTPQPQSLTPPKDDESDSEEQRLEDEILLARFRRDLLKSGFLDLNTSTLAGDDDEEELHNPWGTGAGSPVKRRDSLSRATYELMRDRSRRQSHASTETNRPKQPTTPGSRALWLASRALVLFVLGAGYGVLVTHLHQEQGLLQLSDAGSGIPRYNGSYTAMWGFALAGVGMGALQPWVDGEWDGMFGCDSGDTEVDSVESTYDDDERQPLPETDWALVMRAIGVFVGVAFAVRRLSWTSSSQVSLAVALANLFLWWLIDRTMPALVVSTVVGLAGTVFLLSANSSFYAEPQAEPAMMLGGIASQETIEAGIWILSVLFCTCLCFGNIGRRLARGRSKGRWAGQHLYGR encoded by the exons ATGAACGATAATACAGCAGCAGACGGTCCTCCCTTGTTCCGCCCCATCCCTCGCCGGCCCTTCGTCTTCGATCTCAAGTGCTCAACGCCTCAGCCTCAGAGCCTCACGCCTCCCAAGGACGACGAAAGCGACAGCGAAGAGCAGCGCCTCGAAGACGAGATCCTCCTCGCCCGCTTCCGCCGCGACCTGCTCAAGTCTGGCTTCCTCG ACCTCAATACTTCGACACTGGCAG gcgacgatgacgaggaggaactGCACAACCCCTGGGGGACAGGCGCCGGATCACCGGTGAAGCGGCGCGATAGCCTCAGCCGTGCTACATACGAACTCATGCGCGATCGATCAAGACGCCAGTCACACGCCAGCACCGAGACGAACCGTCCAAAACAGCCCACAACTCCCGGATCCAGGGCGCTATGGTTGGCTTCGCGAGCCCTAGTGCTCTTTGTGCTAGGAGCTGGCTACGGAGTGCTCGTCACTCACCTACACCAGGAGCAGGGTCTGCTTCAGCTATCCGACGCCGGCAGTGGGATCCCACGATACAACGGATCATACACTGCCATGTGGGGGTTTGCGCTCGCCGGCGTTGGCATGGGCGCGCTGCAGCCGTGGGTTGACGGCGAGTGGGACGGCATGTTTGGCTGCGACAGCGGCGATACAGAAGTCGATTCGGTCGAGTCTACgtatgatgacgacgagagaCAGCCCCTACCAGAGACGGACTGGgcgctggtgatgagagcAATCGGCGTCTTCGTAGGCGTCGCCTTTGCAGTT CGTCGTCTCTCATGGACATCAAGCTCACAGGTCTCATTGGCCGTGGCACTGGCCAACTTGTTCCTCTGGTGGCTGATTGATAGAACCATGCCCGCCCTCGTCGTGTCCACCGTCGTTGGCCTCGCCGGAACCGTCTTCCTCCTGAGC gccaacagcagcttctACGCAGAGCCCCAGGCCGAGCCGGCGATGATGCTGGGCGGAATCGCCAGTCAGGAAACCATCGAGGCGGGCATCTGGATCCTCAGCGTGCTGTTCTGCACTTGCCTCTGCTTTGGTAACATTGGCCGAAGGCTGGCGAGGGGCAGGTCAAAGGGTCGCTGGGCTGGGCAGCATCTTTACGGCCGATAA
- a CDS encoding prpF protein domain-containing protein encodes MRRLPAWFVRSGTSTGLLFSRASLPPVPCQWQPILAPAMGSPDPLYARQLDGMGSGISSTSKVVVVGPPSSSSSLSSSGAASGSGSDVGPTVDAEFTFVQVGIRDGTLDLAGTCGNMSAIVGPAAWDMGFVPPSRIASRISYDAATRSRWATLRILNTNTNKVVVSRFQLDGSPLAYSPHGDYAMDGVPGTQSPITLSFLDPAGAKTGRALPTGNPIDELHLPDGSTVKASLVDVSNPGVFITTSSLGIDDATAATLTPSLIEANAPLKARLEQIRQAGASAMRLDPKIESVPKVVMLLPPTAKKSAETDIQCLAMSMGQAHKAAPLTLSLCLGAASQIDGTIAAEMMGGEKKSVVRIGHPSGVVDVGTTVRDGKIEEAKLLRTARVLMKGDVYY; translated from the coding sequence ATGCGCCGCCTCCCCGCCTGGTTCGTCCGCAGCGGCACCTCCACCggcctcctcttctcccgcgCCTCACTCCCCCCGGTCCCCTGCCAGTGGCAGCCCATCCTCGCCCCCGCAATGGGCTCCCCGGATCCCCTGTACGCCCGCCAGCTCGACGGCATGGGCTCCGgcatctcctccacctcAAAGGTAGTCGTCGTCGGGCctccgtcatcttcttcttctctttctaGCTCCGGCGCCGCCTCCGGGTCCGGGTCCGATGTGGGGCCGACTGTCGACGCCGAGTTCACCTTCGTCCAAGTCGGCATCCGCGACGGCACCCTCGACCTCGCAGGCACATGCGGCAACATGTCCGCCATTGTCGGTCCCGCGGCGTGGGACATGGGCTTCGTCCCGCCTTCTCGGATCGCTTCCCGTATTTCGTACGACGCTGCCACGCGGTCTCGCTGGGCGACGCTGCGCATTCTCAACACGAATACCAACAAGGTCGTCGTATCACGGTTCCAGCTTGACGGTAGCCCGCTCGCGTACTCCCCGCACGGGGACTACGCCATGGACGGTGTTCCAGGGACACAATCCCCCATCACGCTCAGCTTCTTAGATCCCGCCGGCGCAAAGACCGGTCGAGCTCTTCCCACGGGTAATCCCATTGACGAACTCCATCTTCCCGACGGGAGCACTGTCAAGGCATCGCTCGTCGACGTTAGTAATCCAGGCGTATTCATCACCACATCCAGCCTCGGCATTGACGACGCCACAGCAGCGACCCTCACCCCCTCCCTTATCGAAGCAAATGCCCCCCTAAAAGCCCGCCTCGAACAGATCCGCCAAGCCGGCGCCTCGGCAATGCGCCTGGACCCCAAGATCGAGAGCGTGCCCAAGGTAGTCATGCTACTACCCCCAACCGCGAAAAAGTCCGCCGAGACGGACATCCAGTGCCTCGCCATGTCCATGGGCCAGGCGCACAAGGCGGCGCCCCTGACGCTCTCGCTGTGTCTGGGCGCTGCATCGCAGATTGACGGGACGATTGCGGCGGAGATGATGGGGGGTGAGAAGAAGTCTGTGGTTAGGATTGGGCATCCGAGCGGCGTGGTGGATGTTGGGACGACGGTGAGGGATGGGAAGATTGAGGAGGCGAAGCTGTTGAGGACGGCGAGGGTGTTGATGAAGGGGGATGTTTATTATTGA
- a CDS encoding calcineurin-like phosphoesterase domain-containing protein, with translation MKTLAVASGLAALLPTALACGSDSSCYGPTNTVEHVRHVKRIQPGVPNAAYGPKAPLEWGQLNFLHTTDTHGWLEGHLKEQNYGADWGDFVTFSRRMKQTAGNMGVDLLLIDTGDLHDGNGVSDATTIDGTDSMPIFDEIAYDLLTIGNHELYVSEVAYQMFNNWARKWGDRYVTSNVKAFNQTSGQYEYIGATHRYFTTEKGLRVMAFGVLFDFTGNSNASQVLKAADMVKEEWFTDAINTCDPIDVFVLFGHNPVRQTDSSNTLKTVFNEIRKVHPTTPIQILGGHSHIRDFAVYDDNSVAIESGRYCETLGWMSMTGFSSSNSAKSPFVYSRRYLDWNRQTFIYHTKQTEQAFDYGSGLRVTGDITKVREDLRLGDLYGCAPQTYCISCVPFDNSSNIFPGVVVPAVTAIVVNKTREDKSRLIIGNTGAIRFDLHQGPFTYDDNFIVSPFRDVFLYIPDVPYDLAKTVLPKLNKGPIAKRDLATMPIPRDSCTDPSLGYLTRREMRQSHGVVRRQEVVTSGYATTDDWGTDGDDTEHTGIPNYSLPGYFQAEANFPEGKDPEVVDLVFFDFIESLILSDLGANYTSDMVSCYIDCSFTSQDYMLPYAKLAWQENIDNCPVAIQ, from the exons ATGAAGACTCTCGCCGTTGCCAGCGGGCTCGCCGCTCTGCTCCCCACGGCGCTGGCCTGTGGGAGCGACTCGTCGTGCTACGGCCCTACCAACACGGTCGAGCATGTTCGCCATGTCAAGCGCATCCAGCCTGGAGTGCCCAATGCGGCATACGGACCCAAGGCGCCTCTTGAATGGGGTCAACTCAACTTTCTGCATACG ACTGACAcgcatggctggctggaggGCCATCTCAAGGAGCAAAACTATGGCGCCGACTGGGGTGATTTTGTCACCTTTTCGCGGCGTATGAAGCAGACGGCCGGGAACATGGGCGTCGACCTGCTTCTGATTGACACTGGCGATCTGCACGATGGCAACGGCGTCTCAGATGCCACTACTATCGACGGCACCGATTCGATGCCCATCTTTGACGAGATTGCCTACGATCTGCTGACGATTGGTAACCACGAGCTGTATGTGTCCGAGGTGGCGTACCAAATGTTCAACAACTGGGCTCGCAAATGGGGCGACCGATATGTCACATCCAACGTCAAAGCCTTCAACCAGACATCCGGtcagtacgagtacattggAGCCACGCACCGTTACTTCACCACCGAAAAGGGCCTTCGTGTTATGGCCTTTGGCGTCCTGTTCGACTTCACGGGCAACTCCAACGCCTCGCAGGTGCTCAAGGCCGCGGACATGGTCAAGGAGGAGTGGTTCACtgatgccatcaacaccTGCGACCCCATCGACGTCTTTGTCCTCTTTGGCCACAATCCCGTGCGCCAGACGGACTCGTCCAACACGCTCAAGACTGTCTTCAACGAGATCCGCAAGGTCCATCCCACCACCCCGATCCAAATCCTCGGAGGCCACAGCCACATCCGTGACTTTGCCGTCTACGACGACAACTCGGTGGCCATTGAGTCCGGCCGCTACTGCGAGACGCTTGGCTGGATGTCCATGACGggcttcagctcctccaacA GCGCAAAGTCCCCCTTTGTGTATTCGCGCCGATACCTCGACTGGAACCGCCAGACGTTCATCTACCACACCAAGCAGACTGAGCAGGCGTTTGACTACGGCTCCGGCCTGCGTGTTACTGGGGATATTACCAAGGTGCGCGAGGATCTCAGGCTGGGCGATCTGTATGGCTGCGCTCCTCAAACTTACTGCATCTCTTGCGTGCCTTTTGACAACTCGAGCAACATCTTCCCCGGCGTTGTCGTGCCCGCCGTCACTGCTATTGTTGTTAACAAGACTCGTGAGGACAAGTCGCGCCTGATTATTGGCAACACCGGAGCAATCCGCTTCGATTTGCACCAGGGACCGTTTACTTACGACGACAACTTTATCGTTTCTCCTTTCCGTGACGTCTTCCTCTACATCCCTGATGTGCCATATGATTTGGCCAAGACTGTTTTGCCCAA GCTTAACAAGGGTCCCATCGCTAAGCGTGATCTCGCCACGATGCCCATCCCCCGCGACTCATGCACTGATCCCTCTCTGGGCTACCTCACCCGCCGCGAGATGCGCCAGAGCCACGGCGTCGTCCGTCGCCAAGAGGTCGTTACTTCGGGCTATGCCACCACTGATGACTGGGGCACCGATGGTGACGACACTGAGCACACTGGCATTCCCAACTACAGCCTGCCCGGCTACTTCCAGGCCGAGGCCAACTTCCCCGAGGGCAAGGACCCCGAAGTCGTTGACCTGGTCTTTTTCGACTT TATCGAGTCATTAATCCTGTCGGATTTGGGTGCCAACTACACTTCCGACATGGTAAGCTGCTACATTGACTGCAGCTTTACTTCGCAGG ACTATATGCTTCCTTATGCGAAGCTCGCGTGGCAAGAAAACATTGACAACTGCCCTGTTGCGATTCAGTAA
- a CDS encoding emopamil binding protein domain-containing protein encodes MDHPYYPLGVSIPNYRPNDLPLSRSLPVFGTLIGAVVVSAYLLAGSGSGSRRHVRPIDRFAASWFALCGFLHIAFEGYYILYRTSISSKTTLFAQLWKEYTLSDSRYLTSDIFTVCVETITVFAWGPLSLIAVLCICTNHPSRHLFQIVVCVAHLYGVALYYATNWAEQRFHGVSYSRPEFLYFWIYYVGFNAPWAIVPFFLLADSYRRIVTAFRALYEKESQQKNE; translated from the exons ATGGACCATCCCTACTACCCTCTCGGCGTCTCCATCCCCAATTACCGCCCAAATGACCTCCCGCTCTCCCGCTCCCTCCCCGTCTTCGGGACCCTCATCGGCGCCGTTGTAGTTTCGGCCTACCTCCTCgccggctccggctccggctcccgGCGCCATGTCCGGCCCATCGACCGATTTGCCGCTTCGTGGTTTGCATTGT GTGGCTTCTTGCATATCGCCTTTGAAG GATACTACATCCTTTACCGCacaagcatctccagcaaAACCACGCTCTTTGCCCAGCTCTGGAAAGAATACACTCTCTCCGACTCACGCTATCTGACCTCCGACATCTTCACCGTCTGTGTTGAAACCATCACTGTT TTTGCCTGGGGACCATTGAGCCTTATCGCCGtcctctgcatctgcaccAACCATCCATCCAGACACCTCTTCCAAATCGTCGTCTGTGTCGCCCACCTCTACGGAGTGGCCTTGTACTATGCCACCAACTGGGCTGAGCAACGCTTCCACGGCGTGTCGTACAGTCGACCCGAGTTTCTCTATTTCTGGATTTATTACGTTGGATTCAACGCCCCGTGGGCCATCGTCCCCTTCT TCTTATTGGCGGATAGCTATAGACGGATAGTGACGGCATTTCGAGCATTGTATGAGAAGGAGTCTCAACAGAAGAACGAGTAG